ttgtttttttaaaaaacatgaaatactTTTTCTTTCCTACCTAGACAAAAATTGCGATTCCAGACTTTTAAATTATAACTAGTACATcaatttaaaatctgaaatactCTGTCGTCATGAAAGTAAATTGTACCTAGGTCTAGGTAATTAAAATATATCATTGAGAAACCGTTCTCTTCTCTTTCTCTTTTCCCATGGTTTTAAGCAGTTTCTGCCACTACCACCagttttaaacagtatctgtcacaaccactggttttaaacagtgtatgtcactaccactggttataaacagtgtttgtcactaccactggtttcaaacagtgtttgtcactaccactagtttaaaacagtttctgcatctaccactggtttttaacagtgttggtcacaaccactggttataaacagtgtctgtcacaaccactggttttaaacaaagtctgtcacaaccactggtttcaaacagtgtttgtcactaccactggttttaaacagtgtctgtcacaaccactggttttaaacaaagtctgtcacaaccactggtttaaaacagtgtccgtcactaccactggttttgaacagtgttggtcacaaccactggttataaacagtgtctgtcacaaccactggttttaaacaaagtctgtcacaaccactggtttcaaacagtgtttgtcactaccactggttttaaacagtgtctgtcactaccactggttttgaacagtgtctgtcacaaccactggtcttaaacagtgtttgtcactataccactggttttaagcagtttcTGCCACTACCACCGGTTTTAAACTgtatctgtcactaccactggtatTGAACACTGtccgtcactaccactggttttgagcagtgttggtcacaaccactggttttaaacaatgtctgtcacaaccactggttttgaacaaagtctgtcacaaccactggtttcaaacagtgtttgtcactactactggtttttaacagtgtttgtcactaccactggttttaagcagtttctgccactaccactggttttaaacaaagTCTGTCACaatcactggttttaaacagtgtttgtcacaaccactggttataaacagtgtttgtcacaacCACTAGTtataaacagtgtttgtcacaacCACTAGTtataaacagtgtttgtcacaaccactggttttgaacagtgtctgcatctaccactggtttttaacgGTGTTtgtcactatcactggtttaaaacagtgttggtcacaaccactggttttaaacagtgtctgtcacaaccactggttttgaacagtgttggtcacaaccactggttataaacagcgtatgtcactaccactggttataaacagtgtttgtcactaccactggtttcaaacagtgtttgtcactaccactggtttaaaacagtttctgcatctaccactggtttttaacagtgttggtcacaaccactggttataaacagtgtctgtcacaaccactggttttaaacagtgtctgtcacaaccactggttttaaacaaagtctgtcacaaccactggtttcaaacagtgtttgtcactaccactggttttgaacagtgtttgtcactataccactggttttaagcagtttcTGCCACTACCACCGGTTTTAAACTgtatctgtcactaccactggtatTAAACACTGtccgtcactaccactggttttgagcagtgttggtcacaaccactggttttaaacaatgtctgtcacaaccactggttttgaacaaagtctgtcacaaccactggtttcaaacagtgtttgtcactactactggtttttaacagtgtttgtcactatcactggtttaaaacagtgttggtcacaaccactggttttaaacagtgtctgtcacaaccactggttttgaacagtgttggtcacaaccactggttataaacagcgtttgtcactaccactggttttgaacagtgtccgcatctaccactggtttcaaacagtgtttgtcactaccactggtttttaacagtgtccATCACTAcgactggttttgaacagtgttggtcacaaccactggttttaaacagtgtctgtcacaaccactggttttaaacagtgactgtcacaaccactggttttaaacattgtctgtcacaaccactggtttcaaacagtgtttgtcactaccactggtttttaacagtgtttgtcactaccactggttttaaacagtgtctgtcacaaccaatGGTTTTAAACaaatgtctgtcacaaccactggttataaacagtgtctgtcactaccactggttttgaacagtgtctgtcacaaccactggttttaaactgtgtttgtcactaccactggttttaagcagtttcTGCCACTACCaccggttttaaacagtgtctgtgactaccactggttttaagctgTTTCTGCCACTACCACCAGctttaaacagtatctgtcactaccactggtttcaggGGCGGATTGGCCATAAGAGCTACCGTGGAAATCCCGTTAGGCTCCGGGAAGAAAGTTGGCCCTTGAGTAGAAAGTGGgctctttttgtgaaaaatgggtataaatttttgataaaattcaaaagtatgcaactttttttggtaatgagTGAGAGTTTGGGGGCCCAATGATTGGAAAGACTATGGAAAATGCACCCTTTATGTACCAATATGCCCCAATTTCTATCTTTTCGCGGTGGGCTCTTTTGGGCCAGTCCGCCCCTGCTTTTCCCCTTTCTCTTTCCTCCTCTTGTTACTCACTTCTGCAATTTATAATCAAAGCAAGCTGATCCTGATCGAAGAAGTGacctaaaattaaaatgtaagtctaactttcaaaattgtagaatacttcaacttgaacaaaaaaaacaaaaacagatcagctattttaatttttttgttgttgaaatttttcatttactaatACCTAAGTACAATTCCCAAGAGGTGAGCGTTATCAGGTGCACTTACCTCAATTTTACTGATTGTGAGTAGAATGCAATAGTAGAATAATATGTAGTGTCACAACACATTAAGCAACCTGATAAGCACCATCAATAAACACATGTGggtatgtaagtacatataaaaagaaAGAGGTTATTCAATAATCAAACTAAAATCAGTAAAAGACAATTGGAAGGCGTTCAATAGGACACTTTTGAAATCAATAACTACGTAGCAAAATCTTCCTCTCGCCCCTACCTTGGATGGGTATTTACACAAAGTGAACTTCTACTATCTGTTCAAAATTGATTCTGCTGATTGAGAAGGctaaacaataaaatttattttttacatcaaataattttcgttacctacttaattaaattCTCATAGCCTGGTTATTAATCCATTTGAAGTGATAAAAATGTAGTCCAAGGTTGAAGGGTCtctaaaataaagaaaaacattctgaatgtaataaaaaaaaactgcatttatCACATCttagaataaaaataagtattttaccTGAAAATCATTTGATGATTAAGaatgaaaattgtcaaagtatTTAAAGATGATTTAGTCACTTACCAAATTATAAGGGGCAttcgaatttcataatttggaaATAATTGTCTTCTTCCCACGGTTTTTCCCACACTTCAGTATCGCAAATTTTGCATTCGCTCACCTGGACATTCACATTGACGGTAATAATAGTAGTATTATGAGATCGCAAGGATATGTAATTTGTAGTTTTTGTCTGAGCAATTGAGGAAAATACAAAGCCACTGTAAATTAAGATAGGTCTACGAGTAGACACACataatatctacctacctatgataCATATCTAATCATGCAATAAAGAGACTAAAAGTAAGAAAATACTCACATTGATCACGCCATTGGCACAAATATCTGGACATATTTCCAGTTCCATTCTGGTTTTTATTCCAGCTACAACCTATAGGAAGTGAACAGTTCGAAATACaatgatgtaggtaggtacactaaattgaaaatgactaaGTATAGGCTATAGGTATTCTATGTAAACACTCACCTGTCTTTTTACGCTAACTACTCGAAGCAGCCTTCGTTTACACTTTGCACCAGATTCGGAATCGAATTTATCCAataacttttttgccaattggTCAATTTCTAATGAGTTAGGGTCGATGGGTTTTTCATAGCCAACTTTTTGGTCGGAATCTGGTGTGTCGAAATCCAAATCATTCTCTCGTTTGAAATTCAGCTGATCGTCAGACTGGAACCCCAGTAATGGAGAATTATTAAAGCGATTAGGTAAACGCAAGCAGGTAATCTACATttcagtacctacttacttatcaaCGTCTATATTAAATTACGTTGTTTGATGTAGAAAAGTAGGTAACTACTCTCAATTCATATCGACAATTCTTCGAATTTCTATTTATAATATTATCTATAGGTAAAAATGTACTAGTGAATTAGGTACCCATACTCACTTCAGGGAATGCTAATACAACCGCTGAAAATATCAATATTAACGAAATAGAAGCGATCAAATTCATAATTACTTGATTACAGAAAAACACAATAAACACAACCGAAGCCGATTTATCGTAAATTATCGTTTAGCCAAACACGAACACGCAGTAAATCAAAGGGCAACTGGCaactgttcaaaaatataaGCATTATTTCAATATTGTTCCAATTACGAATTGCTTTCAGTGCAAACTGTTTGTATTACACTTATCTTGTAGTCTCAACAAACCAAAGCAGAGGAAAGAAGCAACGAGGAGGGAAATTCAATAAATG
This region of Planococcus citri chromosome 5, ihPlaCitr1.1, whole genome shotgun sequence genomic DNA includes:
- the LOC135848376 gene encoding uncharacterized protein LOC135848376 is translated as MNFVVFISVSLIFSTIVLALPQTGAPGSFSTIDHNTPEINKLANQALDHFVSTSGSDNSSCKQKINKILSAKSQTVAGRNVDIQMEICPDNCGANSDDQLNFKRENDLDFDTPDSDQKVGYEKPIDPNSLEIDQLAKKLLDKFDSESGAKCKRRLLRVVSVKRQVVAGIKTRMELEICPDICANGVINVSECKICDTEVWEKPWEEDNYFQIMKFECPL